One part of the Vitis riparia cultivar Riparia Gloire de Montpellier isolate 1030 chromosome 15, EGFV_Vit.rip_1.0, whole genome shotgun sequence genome encodes these proteins:
- the LOC117931774 gene encoding AT-hook motif nuclear-localized protein 22 → MDPVTAHGRPLPPPFHTRDLQLHHHHQYQHHPQANSEDEQSGSSSLNRAQKRDRDESNATNNTSPIDGKEFGTSSGDGEITRRPRGRPAGSKNKPKPPIIITRDSANALRSHVMEIATGCDIMDSLNTFARRRQRGICILSGSGTVTNVTLRQPASPGAVVTLHGRFEILSLSGSFLPPPAPPAASGLTIYLAGGQGQVVGGSVVGPLLASGPVVIMAASFGNAAYERLPLEDEEPQVPIPGSGPLGSPGMVGQQPQQQQQQQQLLPDPNASLFQGLPPNLLNSCQLPAEAYWGTARPPY, encoded by the coding sequence atggaTCCAGTTACAGCCCATGGTCGTCCTCTTCCTCCTCCTTTCCACACCAGAGATCTTCAGCtgcaccaccaccaccaatATCAACACCACCCACAAGCCAATTCTGAAGATGAACAAAGTGGCAGCAGCAGCTTAAACCGAGCACAGAAGCGTGATCGCGATGAAAGTAACGCCACCAACAACACTAGTCCGATTGACGGCAAAGAATTCGGCACATCCAGTGGCGATGGAGAGATCACGAGAAGACCTAGAGGCAGACCAGCTGGCTCCAAGAACAAGCCCAAACCTCCCATCATTATAACACGAGACAGTGCCAACGCCCTCCGATCCCATGTCATGGAAATTGCCACCGGATGCGATATCATGGACAGTCTAAACACCTTTGCTCGGCGGCGACAGAGGGGGATTTGCATTTTAAGCGGTAGCGGAACTGTGACCAATGTCACTCTAAGGCAACCCGCTTCCCCCGGTGCAGTTGTGACCTTACACGGAAGATTTGAGATCTTATCGCTCTCCGGCTCTTTTCTACCCCCTCCAGCACCGCCCGCTGCGTCGGGGCTAACCATATACCTGGCCGGCGGACAGGGGCAGGTGGTGGGTGGTAGCGTGGTTGGGCCGCTACTAGCCTCGGGTCCAGTGGTAATCATGGCTGCTTCATTTGGTAATGCCGCATACGAGAGGCTTCCTCTGGAGGATGAAGAGCCGCAGGTTCCGATTCCCGGAAGCGGCCCTCTTGGATCTCCGGGAATGGTGGGACAACAGCcgcaacagcagcagcagcagcaacagcttTTGCCAGATCCTAACGCATCTCTTTTTCAAGGGTTACCTCCAAATCTTCTCAATTCATGCCAATTACCTGCTGAGGCCTATTGGGGAACTGCTCGCCCACCCTATTAG